A stretch of Helicobacter pylori DNA encodes these proteins:
- the rplE gene encoding 50S ribosomal protein L5 yields MFGLKQFYQNEVRAKLAQELDIKNPMLLPKLEKIVISVGAGAHAKDMKIMQNIAQTISLIAGQKAVITKAKKSVAGFKIREGMAVGAKVTLRNKRMYNFLEKLIVISLPRVKDFRGISRNGFDGRGNYTFGINEQLIFPEVVYDDIMVSHGMNITMVTSTDNDKEAFKLLELLGLPFAKVR; encoded by the coding sequence ATGTTTGGTTTGAAACAATTTTATCAAAATGAAGTGAGGGCAAAACTCGCTCAAGAATTAGACATCAAAAACCCCATGCTTTTGCCCAAGCTAGAAAAAATCGTTATCAGCGTGGGCGCTGGGGCTCATGCAAAAGACATGAAAATCATGCAAAATATTGCGCAAACGATTTCTTTGATTGCAGGGCAAAAAGCCGTGATCACTAAAGCGAAGAAATCCGTTGCAGGCTTTAAGATCAGAGAAGGCATGGCGGTAGGGGCGAAAGTTACCTTAAGGAATAAACGCATGTATAATTTCTTAGAAAAGCTGATTGTGATTTCGTTACCCAGAGTGAAAGACTTTAGAGGGATTTCACGGAATGGGTTTGATGGGCGCGGGAATTACACCTTTGGGATCAATGAGCAATTGATTTTCCCGGAAGTGGTTTATGATGATATTATGGTCAGTCATGGCATGAACATCACTATGGTAACTTCTACGGACAACGATAAAGAAGCGTTCAAGTTGTTAGAATTGCTTGGATTGCCTTTTGCAAAAGTGAGATAA
- a CDS encoding type Z 30S ribosomal protein S14: MAKKSMIAKAQRKPKFQVRAYTRCRICGRPHSVYRDFGLCRVCLRKMGSEGLIPGLRKASW; this comes from the coding sequence ATGGCTAAAAAATCAATGATCGCAAAGGCTCAAAGGAAACCAAAATTTCAAGTAAGGGCTTATACCAGATGCCGCATTTGTGGGAGACCTCATTCGGTTTATAGGGATTTTGGACTTTGTAGGGTGTGCCTAAGAAAAATGGGCAGTGAGGGACTCATCCCAGGCTTGAGAAAAGCCAGTTGGTAA
- the rpsH gene encoding 30S ribosomal protein S8, translated as MVNDIIADSLTRLRNASMRRLEFTQLYYAKIVVSILEIFKEKGFIKDFNVKDKDKKQSVYVQLAYDEKGHSKISEVKRLSKPGRRVYKQKNELKRFKNGYGVIVVSTSKGVITNEEAYRQNVGGEVLCSIW; from the coding sequence ATGGTAAATGATATAATTGCAGATTCATTAACTCGTTTGAGAAACGCTTCTATGCGCCGCTTAGAATTCACACAGCTTTATTACGCAAAGATCGTGGTTTCTATTTTAGAGATTTTTAAAGAAAAAGGTTTCATTAAAGATTTCAATGTCAAAGATAAAGACAAGAAACAATCGGTTTATGTGCAATTGGCTTATGATGAAAAAGGGCATTCAAAAATCAGCGAAGTGAAGCGCTTAAGCAAGCCTGGTCGTCGTGTGTATAAGCAAAAAAACGAGTTGAAGCGCTTTAAAAATGGCTATGGCGTGATTGTGGTAAGCACTTCTAAAGGGGTGATCACCAACGAAGAAGCTTACAGACAAAATGTCGGTGGCGAAGTGCTTTGCAGCATTTGGTAA
- the rplF gene encoding 50S ribosomal protein L6, whose product MSRIGKRIIEVPSSVQASVEGSKLLFKNSKEKHELETHNRVKITLENNQLSFQPVGEDAQSRAYWGTYGALANNIVIGLSAGFSKTLEVNGVGYKVALGNKTLDLSLGFSHPVKYPIPAGIEMVVEKNTITIKGSDKQQVGQVAAEIRSFRPPEPYKGKGVKYSNEVIIRKAGKTAKK is encoded by the coding sequence ATGTCAAGAATTGGGAAAAGAATCATTGAAGTTCCAAGCTCTGTGCAAGCGAGCGTGGAAGGGAGCAAGCTTCTTTTTAAAAACAGCAAAGAAAAGCATGAGTTAGAAACTCACAACCGCGTGAAAATCACGCTTGAAAACAACCAATTGAGCTTCCAGCCTGTGGGCGAAGACGCGCAGTCTAGGGCTTATTGGGGGACTTATGGGGCTTTAGCGAATAACATTGTAATAGGCTTAAGCGCCGGTTTCAGTAAGACTTTAGAAGTCAATGGCGTGGGCTATAAGGTGGCTTTGGGCAATAAAACTTTGGATTTGAGCTTGGGTTTTAGCCACCCGGTGAAATACCCCATTCCAGCAGGGATTGAAATGGTGGTGGAAAAAAACACGATCACAATCAAAGGGAGCGATAAGCAACAAGTAGGGCAAGTCGCTGCTGAAATCAGGAGCTTCAGACCCCCAGAGCCATACAAAGGCAAGGGTGTGAAATACAGCAATGAAGTCATTATTAGAAAAGCTGGTAAAACGGCTAAAAAATAA
- the rplR gene encoding 50S ribosomal protein L18, whose amino-acid sequence MNTKALYKKKALRDRRKLRIKSKLLGDALRPRVSVFRSNRYFYAQAIDDTKQSTITHIDGRKMGFKNTQEDAKKLGALFAEELKKAGIERAVYDRNGYLYHGVVAAFAESLRENGIAL is encoded by the coding sequence ATGAACACAAAAGCATTGTATAAAAAGAAAGCCTTAAGGGATCGCAGGAAATTAAGAATCAAAAGCAAGCTCTTGGGCGATGCATTAAGACCTAGGGTGAGCGTTTTTCGTTCCAATCGCTATTTTTATGCGCAAGCGATTGATGATACTAAACAAAGCACTATAACGCATATTGATGGCAGGAAAATGGGCTTTAAAAATACGCAAGAAGACGCTAAAAAATTAGGTGCTCTCTTTGCTGAAGAATTGAAAAAAGCAGGGATTGAGCGAGCGGTTTATGACAGGAATGGTTACCTCTATCATGGCGTGGTGGCAGCGTTTGCTGAAAGCTTGAGAGAGAACGGGATCGCTCTATGA
- the rpsE gene encoding 30S ribosomal protein S5, whose amino-acid sequence MEEINREEFQEVVVNIGRVTKVVKGGRRFRFNALVVVGNKNGLVGFGLGKAKEVPDAIKKAVDDAFKNLIHVTIKGTTIAHDIEHKYNASRILLKPASEGTGVIAGGSTRPIVELAGIKDILTKSLGSNNPYNVVRATFDALAKIKA is encoded by the coding sequence ATGGAAGAGATTAACAGAGAAGAGTTTCAAGAAGTCGTTGTGAATATTGGCCGTGTAACCAAAGTGGTTAAGGGCGGTAGGCGGTTTCGTTTTAACGCTTTAGTGGTTGTGGGCAATAAAAATGGGCTTGTGGGCTTTGGTTTGGGCAAGGCTAAAGAAGTCCCTGATGCGATTAAAAAGGCGGTAGACGATGCGTTTAAAAACCTAATCCATGTAACGATTAAAGGCACGACTATCGCTCATGACATTGAGCATAAATACAACGCAAGCCGTATTTTACTCAAACCGGCAAGTGAGGGAACGGGGGTGATTGCTGGGGGTTCAACGCGCCCTATCGTGGAATTAGCAGGCATTAAGGATATTCTAACCAAATCTTTAGGCTCTAATAACCCCTATAATGTGGTGCGCGCGACTTTTGACGCTTTAGCGAAAATCAAGGCGTAG
- the rplO gene encoding 50S ribosomal protein L15, with product MGLENLKPAKGSVKKIKRVGRGQGSGMGKTATRGGKGQTARTGYKAKRGFEGGQQPLQRRLPKIGFRTKDSHIYSINVEKNEAIKDLEEITFLSLRALHHFPLYIEGVKLIGKDAKNLASKIKDERIKTSGQK from the coding sequence ATGGGATTAGAAAATTTAAAACCGGCTAAAGGTAGCGTTAAGAAAATCAAACGAGTGGGCCGTGGTCAAGGAAGCGGCATGGGAAAAACCGCTACAAGAGGCGGTAAAGGCCAAACCGCAAGGACAGGCTATAAGGCTAAAAGAGGCTTTGAAGGAGGGCAACAACCCTTACAACGCCGTTTGCCTAAAATAGGTTTTAGGACTAAAGATTCTCATATCTATTCTATCAATGTGGAAAAGAATGAAGCGATTAAGGATTTAGAAGAAATCACTTTTTTAAGCTTGCGCGCTTTACACCATTTCCCTCTTTATATTGAAGGCGTGAAATTGATCGGTAAAGACGCTAAAAACTTGGCTTCTAAAATTAAAGATGAGAGAATCAAAACAAGCGGGCAGAAATAA
- the secY gene encoding preprotein translocase subunit SecY — protein MNKAIASKILITLGFLFLYRVLAYIPIPGVDLAAIKAFFDSNSNNALGLFNMFSGNAVSRLSIISLGIMPYITSSIIMELLSATFPNLAKMKKERDGMQKYMQIVRYLTILITLIQAVSVSVGLRSISGGANGAIMIDMQVFMIVSAFSMLTGTMLLMWIGEQITQRGVGNGISLIIFAGIVSGIPSAISGTFNLVNTGVINILMLIGIVLIVLATIFAIIYVELAERRIPISYARKVVMQNQNKRIMNYIPIKLNLSGVIPPIFASALLVFPSTILQQATSNKTLQAIADFLSPQGYAYNILMFLLIIFFAYFYSSIVFNSKDIADNLRRNGGYIPGLRPGEGTSSFLNSVASKLTLWGSLYLALISTVPWILVKAMGVPFYFGGTAVLIVVQVAIDTMKKIEAQIYMSKYKTLSAVGF, from the coding sequence ATGAATAAAGCCATTGCTAGTAAGATACTCATCACTTTGGGTTTTTTATTTCTCTACAGAGTCTTAGCTTATATCCCCATTCCTGGCGTAGATTTAGCAGCGATCAAGGCTTTTTTTGACAGCAATTCCAACAACGCTTTGGGGTTGTTTAACATGTTTAGCGGGAATGCGGTTTCTCGCTTGAGCATCATCTCTTTGGGTATCATGCCCTATATCACTTCTTCAATCATCATGGAGCTTTTGAGCGCGACTTTCCCTAACCTGGCTAAAATGAAAAAAGAGCGAGACGGCATGCAAAAATACATGCAAATCGTGCGCTATTTGACCATTTTAATCACCCTAATCCAAGCGGTGAGCGTTTCAGTAGGCTTAAGGAGCATTAGTGGAGGAGCCAATGGGGCGATCATGATTGATATGCAAGTCTTTATGATCGTTTCGGCGTTTTCAATGCTTACAGGGACGATGCTGCTCATGTGGATAGGGGAGCAAATCACACAAAGGGGCGTGGGGAATGGGATTAGCCTTATTATTTTTGCCGGGATTGTTTCAGGGATCCCATCAGCTATTTCAGGCACATTCAATTTGGTCAATACGGGCGTTATTAATATCTTAATGCTCATTGGTATTGTGCTGATTGTTTTAGCGACTATTTTTGCGATTATCTATGTGGAATTAGCCGAGCGCAGGATCCCTATTTCTTATGCGCGTAAAGTGGTGATGCAAAACCAAAACAAGCGCATCATGAATTACATTCCCATCAAGTTGAATTTAAGCGGGGTGATCCCCCCTATTTTCGCTTCAGCTCTGCTCGTGTTCCCTTCTACGATTTTGCAGCAAGCCACAAGCAACAAAACCTTGCAAGCGATTGCGGATTTTTTAAGTCCGCAAGGGTATGCGTATAATATTTTGATGTTCCTACTCATTATCTTTTTTGCTTACTTTTATTCTTCTATTGTGTTCAATTCTAAGGATATTGCGGATAATTTGAGGCGTAATGGTGGGTATATTCCAGGGCTTAGGCCTGGAGAGGGGACTTCATCGTTTTTAAATTCTGTAGCGAGTAAGCTCACTTTGTGGGGTTCATTGTATTTAGCGCTCATTTCTACCGTGCCTTGGATTTTGGTTAAGGCTATGGGCGTGCCTTTTTACTTTGGAGGCACAGCGGTGCTGATTGTGGTTCAGGTCGCTATTGATACCATGAAAAAGATTGAAGCGCAAATTTATATGAGCAAGTATAAAACTTT